tcctctccttcaCGTCGTCGATGTCGCTTGTGTCGGCTTTGGCGATCTTCCCTATCTGAACGCCTAGGGTCATCGTGGTGTTCGCGTCGGCGCCGCTCGGCCCTTCGCGCATCACGTTCCTCCTTCGTCTCCTCCCTGTGCTCGTGACGGCTAGGCTTCCATTTACGAGACTTTCCCTCGTCTGGTTTTTGCTCTGGTTTTTGCCCAATGTGCTCTTTTGTGAAGCGTCGCCACCAGGTGGGCCGGCGTTCGTCGCTGCCGGGACGTACTTCTCCTGTGCGCCCAGGATCAAGGGGGTCTGCGCCCGCGGTCGCAGGTCGGGCCTGTGCGGCCGGAACGGTTGGTGAAAGGCAGTCAACAGTGTTTTCAGAAGTATCGCTATCAGAAGAATCGTCTGAGAAAATCTCCCAATCCGACACGTCACGGACAACCGGATCGGCCGTCGCGACACCTTCACCGCCTCGCTGAGCCATTTCCCTGGTCCTGACGTGTGTCGATAGTCTAGAGACTTTGGATGGAGTCTCTCCCCGGTAACCCAAGAGAGAGACGCTGCGTGCCGTGTTTGAGCGGTCAAGGGGCTCAGTTCGTGTTTACGCCCTTGAAGATTCGCTTCTGGAGGTTGAGGGCCCGGAAATGAGAACAAGTGACCGCGTCCGGGTGATCACGGGCGGTGGGGCAGAAGCTCGATTTGATAGGCCAGGAACATCGGATTAACTCGTCCGCTTGGACCCGATTGGTCAATTATTGACCCGTAATAGGGGTCTCTCATTCGTCAATTGAAACAATTCATTTCAATCACTTGTAGAAAAGCAAGTCATTTAAACATCGATTTGACTGATTGCGACTGTGCAACGCGTTCTGTTTATTTAACGTGCGCTAATGCGGGTTGATGGGGGGACTACGCGATGTGGAATGTCGCATTGCTGGGCCGAGGTTAAGCCGGTGAAAGACGGGAAAGTTGCGATGCGTGGTCACGTGTCTCGTGTCTTTCATCCCATTTCACTCTCTTCCTCGGGTAGTTGCCCAGAAGAGGATTATCAGGATATTATGTCTCAATGCATTTAATACATCCAAGAACAAGTGGCTGAGcattttattttatttattttcttttgGTCTTCGTTAATTTTAAAACTCCCTTCAATGCAGCCACCTATCCCGGGATGTCCGGAAAGAAAACATGTCAGGATTTGCTTTCATACGTAGACTTCAAGACTCAAAGAACATCATTCAAGTCTTCGTTCAAGCTTGTCAAGgtgctttttttcttgttaCATAATTGCAAAGAGTCTTTGCTAATATTTTTTGTTTGCCCAGCCCGTCATAATCTGTCCCTTTGCACTCCCACCGGAGCCTAGGGTAGCACTCAGTGTTCTTGAACCAAATCGGCCCCACTCTTACCGCGGCGGGCGCGGGAGCGGATGCCGGCTTCCTTTGCCGGTCCGGAGAAAGGCTGGAGGACCGTCGGGATCTGAAACCGGGGTAATCTTGCTTGCAGATTTGACATGCGTGACATCTCGTTGGGACTTTATATCTAGCTCAATTCAGATGTGTCTACTCCGTATGCAGCCTACAGCTGCGATTATCTCGGGCAAAGCCTTATCTGTGGGTCGTTCTCATCCACGTGAGCACACACGGCAAGTTCTCCTTGACAAGTCTGGTGATGTTTTCTCGTGTATGCACGTAGGTACAGGTGACGAGTTTCCCGGACCTGTTTTTTGTCTagtgttttttttttttttgcgTTATCTAAGCAATCAGCTCTCAATGATTTATTCAAGCTGTacttcgtcgtcgtcgtcgtcgtcgtcgccaatCCCGTGACGTCATACTCCAGCGCAGCAGCCTCTCGTTCGGACTcggcggcatcatcatctctAAGGTCGTCTTTGGCCATTAATACCTAAAGGGGGGGCCATGAGTAAACCGACAACATTTGCGAGATATTCTTCTCTGCGATGCTGGAGGAAACCCGAGCAACCTTTACTTGGACAAGCAGTAGAACGCGTCAGCATTGGAAATTTCCATCTCGCTCTCCACGCTCTGCCCTTGGTCCCGAAAATGCACTAACAGGCACTAACGGAACAGATGCTGGACAGCCATCAAGTCAATCAAACAAAAGTTTATTCGGCATAAGCTCAAACCAACAATATGAGGCCGTCCCTTCTAACAAAGATGGCCTGATTTCGCTCTTCACATGTAGCAAAGGAATGTTCGTTAAACCACAGTTCAACACGAGCAATTGCGATGATCGCCTCTCTATTAATAGCTGACAGAGTGGGGTGGTTTCTCTCGTTAGTGCCACGGGCTCATGCGAATACGTTCTAGAACGGGACAGGCATGCACGAAAAAGGGGGCCTCGTAATTTCCCAGTTCTATAAAAAAACTGCATCCTCCAAAACTCTTCCCATCTTGGCATCTCCACCATCTCAAATCGACAGAACCAACATGAAGCTTCTTGGCTCTTTGGGTAAACTCGCGGCGggcctgctgctcctcaCGGCGCAGGCCTCGGCACTCACGTACAAGGGCTTCAGTCTTGGAGCCAACCGAGCTGATGGAGCCTGCAAGTACACGGCCGACTGGAAGAAGGACTTTCAGACCATCAAGAGTTGGAACAAGGGCTTCAACGCTGTCCGCCTTTACGCCTGCAGTGATTGCAACAGTAAGGAGTTGCTTTTTATCCCTGCTTTTTTCTTCGTTACTGACAAATTCGCGTCACAGCTCTCGGCAAGGCTGTtcccgctgccaaggctACTGGCATCAAGATCCTTGTCGGCGTCTGGGCTACTGACGATGCCCACTTTGGACGAGAGAAGGCTGCTCTTCTTAGTGCCATCAAGGCTCACGGCACCGACTGGATCGCCGCTATCAGCGTTGGCTCTGAGGATCTTTACCGAAAGGACATTTCCCCTCAGAAGCTGGCCCAGCAGATCTACGATGTCCGTGGTATGGTCAGACAGTTCAACAAGAACCTCAGGGTACGTCATTCATATCATGTCTCACAGATGGGCATTCTTATCTGACTGAAAATACAGGTTGGACACACTGATACCTGGACTGCTTGGGTCGACGGCGCCAATGACGTTGTCACCAAGGCCTGCGATattgccatcaccaacggcTTCCCCTACTGGCAGGGAgtcaacatcaaggacgCCCTCCGCCTCAAGACCTTCCAGAACTCGTACTGGGACGTCAAGCGCCGCGTCAACCAGGTCCACCCCAAGATCGAGATCTGGGTGGGTGAGACTGGCTGGCCTACCAAGGGCGCCAACTACAAGGGTGCCGCCGCCACGACCGCCGCTCTGCAGAGCTACTACAACAACGTTGGTTGCTGGCTCTGGAAACAgaccagcgccagcgccttCTGGTTCACGGCTTTCGATTCGCCTACGGCCAGTcctgaggttgagaagcacTTTGGTATTGCTGACTCGAACCGCAAGTTGAAGTTTGGCTTGACTTGCTAAAGCACCTGGATGATAGAAAAgcatcttggagaggttTATAGAACACTTGCATATTACATTTTAAAGAATAGTATTAGTAATAAGACATAAATTATTATTCTCAAGTCGAGGTGCAGGGGCGAGAAGCAAGGAAATTGGGTCAGCGCGGTGTGGGGTGCAGGTGATGCGTGAACAGGCATCATGAACGTAAAACTAAAGAGTAATAGAGGCATTCATATTACTTGAGTGGTCTTGTGTTGTTCTTCAGTCAGAGATAGAACTATGTGTAACATTTTCTCATATATACTGTGAGGACACTCCCTATCGACTCGGTGCATAAACATTGAGCCTCTCCTTCACTCCATGCAGAGACTACAAAGACGCGAAACATGCTGACCGAGAGGCCAGCCGGTATTGCGCCAAACTAAACTGACCCCGGCTTTGCAAGAAAACAAAGATATCCCGGCCTTTGGACATCTGCCTTGGTTGCTGATCCCCTAGTTCTTATGCTCAACCTCAGCGCGCTCAATGTCCACCGCCTTGCTAAGGGTCGACGCCGCGGCATCAGGTCCATCGAAGATAATAGCAATTTCCTCCAGCGAAGgacccttggtctcggggtAGACGAAGTAAATAACGAGCCACTCAATCAGAACCCATGGAATGAAAACGGTGTACAACTTCCAAGCGATATCGTCTAGTCCGACAGGGATAGCGTAGGTCGAGAGGAGGGTAAAGCACGTGGCGAACAACTGGTAGAGTGCTTGGCCTCTCATGCGGAGGTTAAACGGAAGGATCTCGGTGATGTACAAGCCCAAGTTTCCGTTGAGACCAAGGTTATATGAGGGCGAGAATAGGTAGAGGAATGCAACTACTGCTCCACCAGCCACCTTGTTGCTTGGGTCGTTGGCGAAGACGGCGCTGCCAGCGGTGATGCTAACAAGGCAAACAAAGATGGCTGCAAGGGAGCAAAGGAAGAGAGTGCGTCGGCCGAGCTTCTGAGGAAGGGTTGCAAAGTAGAGGGCAGAAAACCAAGAGAGGACCTGCTGCGTCGCGTTGATAAGAGTCTGTTCGAGACTCGTGGTAAGTCCAACGGATGTCAGAACCGGTGCCAGGTAGTATGAGATAAACGCGTTTCCAGACATCTGGCTGATACAGGCGCACCAGAGAAGGATAAAGAGGCGCTTTTGGTTGCCCTTTGTCCGGACGAATTCGAGGTAGTTCTGGATCCAGTTGTTGCGATCAATGCTCCTCTCGTAGGCGAGTGCATTCGTGATCTCGCTATACTCGAATTGTACGAGGGCATCTTCCTTGTTCCCTTCGGCATGATATTTCGCGAGGATGTCAAGGGCCTCGTCGTTTCTGtccttggagatgagccAACGTGGGCTCTCGGGAACGAACCacaggccgagaagctgaaTGATTGAAGGCAAACCCTGGATTGCAGAGGGGATACGCCAGGAGGCGGACGAAGCGATTCGAAAGGTACCAAAGGTCACCCACGCGGCGACAATAGAACCAAGAGAGTAGGATGTGTTAAAGAGAGCAGTTGCAGTAGCCCTGTGCGCTGGGTGTGCCAGCTCGGTGATCAAAGGAGCACCCGAGGCGCCGATGAAGACAGCGCCGAAACCCAAGATGCCCCTGGACACGACAAACATGGGGAGGTTCTGGGCGGCCGCCTGAAGTGTAGCACCGATGGTGCAAACAGTTGCTCCGAGGCCCATGGCAGATCGTCTTCCAAAGGTATCGCTGACGACGGACAGAAAGGGGATGGCACAGAGACCGCCCATGGGGTATGCGGCATTGAACAGCCCCAATGTCGAGCCCTTGGGTTCACCAAAGTAATCTCGCCAATTCTCGACTGATTGTAAGCCGTTCATCATAGATCCGTCAAACCTGAATTTGTTTATCAACCTCGAGGTTAGTTGTTGGCCGCAATTGGGGGGTCGAGGGGGGTCGAGGGGGTGGACAGCTTGGGGTAAGACACTCACCCTTGGGTAAAGATGGAGAGCATTGGAACGATCAGCAACAAGTTGAGAGTGCGTAGGTTCCGAGCTTTCCACCATTTCGTCGTGTCGACACTGCTCTCCGGCATCAATGTCCGGACTTCAACCACGGGAGCAGACATGTTGGCGATGCTGGTGATGGGATTTGGGAGACAAGTTGATCCAACAAGGTTATAGACAGCTTTAGATGTGACTGCTGAGAGGTGATGAGACTTCTAATTCAGCAGGAGTTGACTGTTCTTTTATCCTTTCGCAAGTTGCCTTGAAAAAATTGAACCAAGACTCACGAGACCACCCTCAAATCCCAGACCTGGGGTCCAGAACGAACCACTGACCAGAAAAGGAATAGCCTACCCCtgcaagaaggaaaaaaaaacgTTTGTCACGATCGGAGGTAAGACCACTCTTTGGTAAGGTGATCAAAGTCTGGGGTTTGGGGTCTGGGGTTGTGGGAGTTCGTGGAGAAGAACGAGGAGGTGTGGTGCATTGCTTACAGAGCTAACTTTGTTGCTAGCACTTGACTCTAGTCTCCCCCGCGGAAAGCCGGGTACGGTAGATGGGACCAGGTGCGGAAAGCCGGGTAGACTAGTTGTTGAATACGCGGAAAGACGGGGCCTCGGCTTCTAAGGAGAACCGTGCCATCCTTTATGACTCGCTCGGTCTTCTCCGGTCTTGCCTCTTGTTTCTTTGCTTAGGCTCTTTAGCCGATGGCATCCAGTGCCTGAGAGTTGTGCAATCCGATCCTGATCAACAGGGTCGAGGCGGTTGATCGGCGGTTTGGAGAAGCTTAATTTCGAGCTTGGACATTTACCCCAGCTTTCACGGCTCAATGTAGTATCATGATGCACAGAGATGCAGGCGAGTTTTTAGTAAGAGTAATATCAGTAGTTCAAGGATTTAATTGTCCCACTACCATGACCGGGTCCCTGAGTTCAAGCTGAAGCACTTTGCTGGCTCCGTCATATGCACTTGCTACTGTAGTCTTGGCTATGTCACTATTTTGAATAGTTTACAGGGTAAAAGTCAGTTCCAGTCCAAGCTTAGTCTCCTGACGTCCATCTGGATACGTCACATGGATAGGAACTCCATCAACGGGAGCCCCCGTATCAAGACGCAACGACACCGATGCCTTGTCCCAACCTTCGGACCGTTTCCAAGCAACGTGCGCCGTCCCAGGCGCCAACTTGCCACCCAGGGGGACCTTGGCCCTGAATGAGGGGAAGAGCCCCGTCCTCGGCCGAAACGACACCGAGCTCCAGCCCGGCTCGGCT
This region of Fusarium keratoplasticum isolate Fu6.1 chromosome 7, whole genome shotgun sequence genomic DNA includes:
- a CDS encoding MFS domain-containing protein; this encodes MSAPVVEVRTLMPESSVDTTKWWKARNLRTLNLLLIVPMLSIFTQGFDGSMMNGLQSVENWRDYFGEPKGSTLGLFNAAYPMGGLCAIPFLSVVSDTFGRRSAMGLGATVCTIGATLQAAAQNLPMFVVSRGILGFGAVFIGASGAPLITELAHPAHRATATALFNTSYSLGSIVAAWVTFGTFRIASSASWRIPSAIQGLPSIIQLLGLWFVPESPRWLISKDRNDEALDILAKYHAEGNKEDALVQFEYSEITNALAYERSIDRNNWIQNYLEFVRTKGNQKRLFILLWCACISQMSGNAFISYYLAPVLTSVGLTTSLEQTLINATQQVLSWFSALYFATLPQKLGRRTLFLCSLAAIFVCLVSITAGSAVFANDPSNKVAGGAVVAFLYLFSPSYNLGLNGNLGLYITEILPFNLRMRGQALYQLFATCFTLLSTYAIPVGLDDIAWKLYTVFIPWVLIEWLVIYFVYPETKGPSLEEIAIIFDGPDAAASTLSKAVDIERAEVEHKN